The Vicia villosa cultivar HV-30 ecotype Madison, WI linkage group LG1, Vvil1.0, whole genome shotgun sequence genome includes a region encoding these proteins:
- the LOC131645238 gene encoding mediator of RNA polymerase II transcription subunit 20a-like, whose protein sequence is MTVKRLLYWKPSQESSAINSHTVNNISECVKTFNGVKERTWKTELSYYRPGDPSKLAEFPREAFGLYLMGNPNKYYFVILKHNIVLEADPSIRTIMDKLQSYHSTVILCFEGVQYKAGDFRMKLIKVLTRYNNLRGILIEIEYMPISSIEIAKPIMEEFTEIWQQVVSTKALPGEFIRKEPNFAEYGLSDSYTWQHTAVQYVEAFFELMNSAGL, encoded by the exons ATGACCGTGAAACG GCTTCTTTACTGGAAACCGAGCCAAGAATCATCGGCAATAAACAGCCATACAGTGAACAACATCTCAGAGTGTGTCAAGACTTTCAATGGCGTCAAAGAAAGAACATGGAAAACTGAGCTCAGTTATTACAGACCCGGTGATCCATCAAAGCTTGCTGAATTCCCTCGCGAGGCTTTCGGATTATATCTCATGGGAAATCCCAACAAATATTACTTTGTCATTCTGAAACATAACATTGTTCTTGAGGCTGATCCTTCCATCCGCACTATCATGGATAAACTCCAATCTTACCATTCTACTgttatactttgttttgag GGTGTGCAGTATAAAGCGGGTGACTTTCGGATGAAATTGATTAAAGTTCTTACTCGTTATAACAATCTGAGAGGCATTTTAATAGAG ATTGAGTATATGCCTATTTCTTCAATCGAAATAGCGAAGCCAATTATGGAAGAGTTCACTGAAATATGGCAACAAGTGGTGTCCACAAAAGCATTACCTGGTGAATTCATTCGAAAAGAACCAAATTTTGCAGAATATGGGCTTTCTGACAGTTACACTTGGCAACACACTGCTGTTCAGTATGTTGAGGCATTTTTCGAATTAATGAATTCAGCAGGACTTTAG